From a single Trachemys scripta elegans isolate TJP31775 chromosome 17, CAS_Tse_1.0, whole genome shotgun sequence genomic region:
- the CIZ1 gene encoding cip1-interacting zinc finger protein isoform X1 gives MFNQQQFQLLQLQHLLQQQQQHPSQQGGRGLPPPQQQQMLNLRATNQASLLNANPMLQRALLMQQMQGNLRGFNMTAPALQQFFPQATRHSLLGPPPVGVSLKPAQLGFPGLPFQRQNRMFRKDYQRGPDKKRELDQASSSQAQGVDEKIEIPEGTQAGSEQNNSSPTEPKMPAESILDTEPAAKRLKSMEEVPILEDAAGSQEAEESSMETQADGPDSVRENTTEDASRERSFSEELKAPEVLSSGGSLKVTIQQSSESRAISTTALKPGQWTCELGTADTSPESVLKFFCYICKTNCCNQQNFQSHMAGIQHQQRLGEIQHMSNVCFVSLLPMVKEQTLMAKKDGETQQRWCNTCQIHFTGDLIKHRRTQEHKLAKRSLRPFCTVCSRHFKTPRKFVEHMKSPEHKQKAKEVRLGEKELGGPEDSEELITVDAVGCFEDDDEEEEEEEGIGEEEGSEVGQTENEDPVTKQVGLKEKSPEDCEGNETYCPDTPYGLDFLVPVAGYLCRLCHKFYHSDSAARVTHCKSLMHFENFQRYKAARHRATAAHAEASLCSRGSGFQSSDEQLQPPAKTEDEAETMNTHHGMGEEYPELLALKEQTSRSLENKSELGPSARRGESPTSETDICGALVIEEEGSQDEGSKSPTTSEDCLLLDEDSATGELLGHSMCKEEESDGTDKPQYPMSEGDSEQEAASIREKEADTCSPAKGEAANLTPAGRRRSARRKPR, from the exons ATGTTCAACCAGCAGCAAttccagctgctgcagctccagcacctgctccagcaacagcagcagcacccctCGCAACAGGGAGGCCG GGGTTTGCCACCACCACAACAGCAACAGATGCTGAACTTACGGGCAACGAATCAAGCATCACTCCTCAATGCCAATCCAATGCTTCAGCGAGCTCTGCTCATGCAACAGATGCAAG GAAACTTACGAGGATTTAACATGACAGCCCCAGCTCTGCAACAGTTTTTCCCTCAGGCTACAAGACATTCCCTTTTGGGGCCACCACCTGTCGGGGTCTCATTAAAGCCCGCACAGCTGGGCTTCCCAGGCCTTCCATTCCAGCGGCAGAATCGGATGTTTCGTAAG GATTACCAGAGGGGCCCTGACAAGAAGCGTGAACTGGACCAGGCATCCTCATCTCAGGCACAAGGAGTTGATGAGAAAATTGAAATCCCAGAAGGTACCCAGGCTGGGTCAGAACAGAACAATTCCTCACCCACAG AACCAAAAATGCCAGCAGAATCCATACTGGACACTGAGCCTGCAGCAAAGAGACTGAAGAG taTGGAAGAAGTGCCCATCCTAGAAGAtgctgcaggcagccaggaagcagaggaGTCAAGCATGGAAACCCAGGCAGATG GACCAGACAGTGTGAGGGAGAATACAACTGAAGATGCCTCCAGGGAGAGAAGCTTCTCTGAGGAACTGAAAGCTCCAGAG GTGCTGAGTTCTGGAGGCTCGTTGAAAGTGACTATCCAGCAGAGCAGTGAGAGCAGAGCTATCAGCACTACAGCCCTGAAGCCAGGACAGTGGACCTGTGAGCTTGGCACAGCTGATACCAGTCCTGAGTCTGTCCTTAAATTCTTCTGTTACATCTGCAAGACCAACTGCTGCAACCAGCAG AATTTCCAATCCCACATGGCTGGAATTCAGCACCAGCAGCGACTTGGGGAGATTCAACACATGAGTAATGTCTGCTTTGTCTCACTGCTGCCCATGGTGAAGGAGCAGACGCTGATGGCTAAGAAAGACGG AGAGACCCAGCAGCGATGGTGTAACACCTGCCAGATACACTTTACAGGGGATCTAATCAAACATCGAAGGACTCAGGAACATAAG CTGGCCAAACGCTCTCTCCGTCCTTTTTGCACTGTCTGCAGCCGCCACTTCAAGACCCCTCGCAAGTTTGTAGAGCACATGAAGTCCCCTGAGCATAAGCAGAAGGCCAAGGAG GTGAGGCTGGGCGAGAAGGAGCTAGGTGGGCCAGAAGACTCAGAGGAGCTAATCACAGTCGATGCCGTTGGCTGTTTTGAAGACGacgatgaggaggaggaggaggaggaaggaattgGTGAAGAGGAAGGTTCTGAGGTGGGGCAGACAGAGAACGAAGATCCTGTCACCAAGCAG GTTGGGCTGAAGGAAAAGTCTCCGGAGGACTGTGAAGGAAATGAGACATACTGTCCAGATACCCCCTATG GCCTGGATTTTCTGGTCCCCGTCGCAGGTTACCTCTGCAGGCTGTGTCACAAATTCTACCATAGTGACTCCGCTGCCCGGGTCACACACTGCAAGTCCCTGATGCATTTTGAGAACTTTCAG AGATACAAGGCAGCAAGGCACCGAGCTACAGCAGCACACGCGGAGGCCTCTTTGTGCTCCCGTGGCTCTGGCTTCCAGTCATCGGATGAGCAGCTGCAGCCACCTGCTAAGACAGAGGATGAAGCTGAGACAATGAATACCCATCATGGCATGGGAGAGGAATATCCAGAATTATTGGCATTAAAAGAACAAACCTCTAGGTCTCTAGAGAATAAGAGTGAGCTGGGCCCCTCTGCGAGAAGGGGTGAAAGCCCAACCAGTGAGACTGATATATGTGGAGCCCTGGTCATAGAGGAGGAAGGAAGTCAGGATGAGGGTAGCAAGTCCCCCACCACTAGTGAAGACTGCCTGCTCCTAGATGAAGACAGTGCCACAGGGGAGTTGCTGGGACACAGTATGTGTAAGGAAGAGGAAAGTGATGGCACAGACAAACCCCAGTACCCAATGAGCGAAGGGGATTCTGAACAGGAGGCAGCAAGCATCAGAGAGAAAGAGGCAGACACCTGCTCTCCAGCCAAAGGAGAAGCAGCAAATCTAACCCCAGCAGGGCGTAGACGCTCTGCCAGACGCAAACCCAGATAG
- the CIZ1 gene encoding cip1-interacting zinc finger protein isoform X2 has translation MFNQQQFQLLQLQHLLQQQQQHPSQQGGRGLPPPQQQQMLNLRATNQASLLNANPMLQRALLMQQMQGNLRGFNMTAPALQQFFPQATRHSLLGPPPVGVSLKPAQLGFPGLPFQRQNRMFRKDYQRGPDKKRELDQASSSQAQGVDEKIEIPEGTQAGSEQNNSSPTEPKMPAESILDTEPAAKRLKSMEEVPILEDAAGSQEAEESSMETQADGPDSVRENTTEDASRERSFSEELKAPEVLSSGGSLKVTIQQSSESRAISTTALKPGQWTCELGTADTSPESVLKFFCYICKTNCCNQQNFQSHMAGIQHQQRLGEIQHMSNVCFVSLLPMVKEQTLMAKKDGETQQRWCNTCQIHFTGDLIKHRRTQEHKLAKRSLRPFCTVCSRHFKTPRKFVEHMKSPEHKQKAKEVRLGEKELGGPEDSEELITVDAVGCFEDDDEEEEEEEGIGEEEGSEVGQTENEDPVTKQVGLKEKSPEDCEGNETYCPDTPYEIQGSKAPSYSSTRGGLFVLPWLWLPVIG, from the exons ATGTTCAACCAGCAGCAAttccagctgctgcagctccagcacctgctccagcaacagcagcagcacccctCGCAACAGGGAGGCCG GGGTTTGCCACCACCACAACAGCAACAGATGCTGAACTTACGGGCAACGAATCAAGCATCACTCCTCAATGCCAATCCAATGCTTCAGCGAGCTCTGCTCATGCAACAGATGCAAG GAAACTTACGAGGATTTAACATGACAGCCCCAGCTCTGCAACAGTTTTTCCCTCAGGCTACAAGACATTCCCTTTTGGGGCCACCACCTGTCGGGGTCTCATTAAAGCCCGCACAGCTGGGCTTCCCAGGCCTTCCATTCCAGCGGCAGAATCGGATGTTTCGTAAG GATTACCAGAGGGGCCCTGACAAGAAGCGTGAACTGGACCAGGCATCCTCATCTCAGGCACAAGGAGTTGATGAGAAAATTGAAATCCCAGAAGGTACCCAGGCTGGGTCAGAACAGAACAATTCCTCACCCACAG AACCAAAAATGCCAGCAGAATCCATACTGGACACTGAGCCTGCAGCAAAGAGACTGAAGAG taTGGAAGAAGTGCCCATCCTAGAAGAtgctgcaggcagccaggaagcagaggaGTCAAGCATGGAAACCCAGGCAGATG GACCAGACAGTGTGAGGGAGAATACAACTGAAGATGCCTCCAGGGAGAGAAGCTTCTCTGAGGAACTGAAAGCTCCAGAG GTGCTGAGTTCTGGAGGCTCGTTGAAAGTGACTATCCAGCAGAGCAGTGAGAGCAGAGCTATCAGCACTACAGCCCTGAAGCCAGGACAGTGGACCTGTGAGCTTGGCACAGCTGATACCAGTCCTGAGTCTGTCCTTAAATTCTTCTGTTACATCTGCAAGACCAACTGCTGCAACCAGCAG AATTTCCAATCCCACATGGCTGGAATTCAGCACCAGCAGCGACTTGGGGAGATTCAACACATGAGTAATGTCTGCTTTGTCTCACTGCTGCCCATGGTGAAGGAGCAGACGCTGATGGCTAAGAAAGACGG AGAGACCCAGCAGCGATGGTGTAACACCTGCCAGATACACTTTACAGGGGATCTAATCAAACATCGAAGGACTCAGGAACATAAG CTGGCCAAACGCTCTCTCCGTCCTTTTTGCACTGTCTGCAGCCGCCACTTCAAGACCCCTCGCAAGTTTGTAGAGCACATGAAGTCCCCTGAGCATAAGCAGAAGGCCAAGGAG GTGAGGCTGGGCGAGAAGGAGCTAGGTGGGCCAGAAGACTCAGAGGAGCTAATCACAGTCGATGCCGTTGGCTGTTTTGAAGACGacgatgaggaggaggaggaggaggaaggaattgGTGAAGAGGAAGGTTCTGAGGTGGGGCAGACAGAGAACGAAGATCCTGTCACCAAGCAG GTTGGGCTGAAGGAAAAGTCTCCGGAGGACTGTGAAGGAAATGAGACATACTGTCCAGATACCCCCTATG AGATACAAGGCAGCAAGGCACCGAGCTACAGCAGCACACGCGGAGGCCTCTTTGTGCTCCCGTGGCTCTGGCTTCCAGTCATCGGATGA
- the C17H9orf16 gene encoding UPF0184 protein C9orf16 homolog isoform X2: MSGPNGEPHGPAGNVGRGEEGEDDGFGETEYAAINSMLDQINSCLDHLEEKNDHLHARLKELLESNRQTRLEFQQQLSEEQNMQADVQGPHTDI, from the exons aTGTCGGGGCCGAACGGGGAGCCGCACGGGCCTGCGGGAAACGTCGGGCGGGGCGAGGAGGGGGAGGATGACGGCTTCGGGGAGACAG AATATGCAGCAATAAACTCCATGCTGGACCAGATCAACTCCTGTTTGGATCACCTGGAGGAGAAGAATGACCATCTGCATGCCCGCTTGAAGGAGCTGCTGGAATCCAACCGTCAGACACGCCTGGagttccagcagcagctgagtgAAGAGCAGAACATGCAAGCTGATGTGCAGGGACCACACACGGACATCTAG
- the C17H9orf16 gene encoding UPF0184 protein C9orf16 homolog isoform X3, whose protein sequence is MSGPNGEPHGPAGNVGRGEEGEDDGFGETALLQCGSLSSGSWPEPNHLLERLPNSCQMAIPSWSVTQRICSNKLHAGPDQLLFGSPGGEE, encoded by the exons aTGTCGGGGCCGAACGGGGAGCCGCACGGGCCTGCGGGAAACGTCGGGCGGGGCGAGGAGGGGGAGGATGACGGCTTCGGGGAGACAG CCCTCTTGCAGTGTGGATCCCTGTCTAGCGGAAGCTGGCCAGAGCCCAACCACTTACTTGAGAGATTACCAAACAGCTGCCAGATGGCAATTCCTTCCTGGTCTGTGACACAGAG AATATGCAGCAATAAACTCCATGCTGGACCAGATCAACTCCTGTTTGGATCACCTGGAGGAGAAGAATGA
- the C17H9orf16 gene encoding UPF0184 protein C9orf16 homolog isoform X1: MTASGRQMNHKLEGAASTLEDRIGIQNDLDKSLLQCGSLSSGSWPEPNHLLERLPNSCQMAIPSWSVTQRICSNKLHAGPDQLLFGSPGGEE; this comes from the exons ATGACGGCTTCGGGGAGACAG ATGAACCACAAACTGGAAGGGgctgctagcactttggaggacaggattggaattcagaatgaccttgacaaat CCCTCTTGCAGTGTGGATCCCTGTCTAGCGGAAGCTGGCCAGAGCCCAACCACTTACTTGAGAGATTACCAAACAGCTGCCAGATGGCAATTCCTTCCTGGTCTGTGACACAGAG AATATGCAGCAATAAACTCCATGCTGGACCAGATCAACTCCTGTTTGGATCACCTGGAGGAGAAGAATGA